In the genome of Mycobacterium kansasii ATCC 12478, one region contains:
- the sufU gene encoding Fe-S cluster assembly sulfur transfer protein SufU, which produces MTLRLEQMYQDVILDHYKHPQHRGLREPFGAQVYHVNPVCGDEVTLRVALSDDGTTITDVSYDGQGCSISQASTSVLTQQVIGRSVPEALQIIDAFTEMVSSRGTVHGDEDVLGDGIAFAGVAKYPARVKCALLGWMACKDALAQASHALEEVSNE; this is translated from the coding sequence CTGACGTTGCGACTAGAGCAGATGTATCAGGACGTCATCCTGGATCACTACAAGCACCCGCAGCACCGCGGGCTGCGGGAGCCGTTCGGCGCGCAGGTCTACCATGTCAACCCCGTCTGCGGCGACGAGGTCACGCTGCGGGTCGCGTTGTCCGACGACGGCACGACGATCACCGACGTCTCCTACGACGGCCAGGGTTGTTCGATCTCCCAGGCGTCGACGTCGGTGCTCACCCAGCAGGTGATCGGCCGCAGCGTGCCGGAAGCGTTGCAGATCATCGACGCGTTCACCGAGATGGTGTCCTCGCGTGGAACGGTGCACGGTGACGAGGACGTTCTCGGAGACGGAATTGCGTTTGCCGGCGTGGCGAAATACCCGGCACGGGTGAAATGCGCGCTGCTCGGATGGATGGCTTGCAAAGATGCGCTGGCTCAGGCCAGTCATGCCCTGGAGGAGGTCAGCAATGAGTGA
- a CDS encoding metal-sulfur cluster assembly factor, with product MSETAAPNEELIADLEEAMRDVVDPELGINVVDLGLVYGLDVADGDEGTVALIDMTLTSAACPLTDVIEDQSRSALVGSGLVDEIRINWVWNPPWGPDKITDDGREQLRALGFTV from the coding sequence ATGAGTGAAACCGCCGCTCCCAACGAAGAATTGATCGCCGATCTCGAGGAGGCGATGCGCGACGTCGTCGACCCGGAGTTGGGGATCAACGTCGTCGACCTGGGCCTGGTCTACGGGCTGGACGTGGCGGACGGCGACGAAGGAACCGTCGCGCTGATCGACATGACCTTGACCTCGGCGGCGTGCCCACTGACCGATGTCATCGAGGATCAGTCGCGCAGCGCACTGGTCGGCAGCGGTCTGGTCGACGAGATACGGATCAACTGGGTGTGGAACCCGCCGTGGGGTCCGGACAAGATCACCGACGACGGCCGCGAACAACTGCGCGCGCTCGGCTTCACCGTCTGA
- the fmdA gene encoding formamidase, giving the protein MPELLFPLDSAKKFNEQHIIGHNRWHPDIPPVVTVKRGDTFRAHCREWFDGAIHNDDSAEDILNAPLQNVHCLSGPFAVDGAEPGDLLIVDILDLGPIPQEDSGPLAGQGWGYTGIFAKRNGGGFLTDQFPDAYKAIWDFAGQTATSRHIPGVKYTGIVHPGLMGTAPSAQLLAKWNRREGALIATDPDRVPPLALPPEPDGAILGALTGDEFARVAAEAARTAPPRENGGNQDIKNLTKGTRVFYPVFVPGANLSFGDLHFSQGDGEITFCGAIEMGGFIDVHVDVIKGGMQTYGVYENAIFMPGNVAPQYSEWIAFSGTSVTLDGEQRYLDSDLAYQRACLHAIDYLTKFGYSPEQAYLLLGSAPIEGRLSGVVDIPNSCATVYIPTAIFDFPVTPSASGPHRIDPGMGAPRASFAG; this is encoded by the coding sequence ATGCCTGAATTACTGTTCCCGCTGGATTCGGCCAAGAAATTCAACGAACAACACATAATCGGGCACAATCGCTGGCATCCGGATATTCCTCCGGTCGTCACCGTCAAGCGCGGCGACACGTTTCGCGCACACTGCCGGGAATGGTTTGACGGCGCCATCCACAACGACGATTCGGCCGAGGACATCCTCAACGCTCCCCTGCAGAATGTGCACTGCCTGTCCGGACCGTTCGCGGTCGACGGCGCCGAACCGGGCGACCTGCTGATCGTGGACATCCTGGACCTCGGTCCCATCCCGCAAGAGGACTCAGGCCCGCTTGCCGGACAGGGCTGGGGCTATACCGGGATATTCGCCAAGCGCAACGGCGGCGGGTTTCTCACCGATCAATTCCCCGACGCCTACAAAGCGATCTGGGACTTCGCCGGGCAAACGGCGACCTCGCGACACATTCCCGGCGTCAAGTACACCGGCATCGTGCATCCGGGGCTGATGGGAACGGCCCCGTCCGCGCAGTTGCTGGCGAAATGGAACCGGCGCGAGGGGGCGCTCATCGCGACCGATCCCGACCGGGTGCCACCACTTGCCCTACCGCCGGAGCCCGACGGCGCCATTCTGGGTGCCCTGACCGGTGACGAGTTCGCTCGGGTCGCGGCCGAGGCTGCGCGCACCGCCCCGCCCCGCGAAAACGGCGGCAACCAGGACATCAAGAACCTCACCAAAGGTACCCGGGTGTTTTATCCGGTGTTCGTGCCCGGCGCCAACCTGTCGTTCGGCGATCTGCACTTCTCCCAGGGCGACGGCGAGATCACTTTCTGCGGCGCCATCGAAATGGGTGGCTTCATCGACGTTCATGTGGACGTGATCAAAGGGGGCATGCAGACCTACGGCGTCTATGAAAATGCCATCTTCATGCCGGGCAATGTCGCCCCGCAGTATTCGGAGTGGATCGCCTTCTCGGGCACGTCGGTGACCTTGGACGGCGAACAGCGCTACCTGGATTCCGATCTCGCCTACCAGCGCGCCTGCCTGCATGCGATCGACTACCTGACGAAGTTCGGCTATAGCCCCGAACAGGCTTATCTGCTACTCGGATCGGCCCCTATCGAGGGACGCCTGTCCGGAGTGGTCGACATTCCCAATTCGTGTGCCACCGTGTACATCCCGACTGCGATCTTCGACTTTCCGGTGACGCCCTCAGCATCTGGACCACATCGGATCGACCCCGGCATGGGGGCGCCGCGGGCCAGCTTCGCCGGTTGA
- a CDS encoding acyl-CoA dehydrogenase produces MGHYIANVRDLEFNLFEVLDVGAVLGTGRYSELDADTVRTILAEAARLAEGPVAETFAYADRNPPVFDPATHSISVPDELVKTVQAIKDAEWWRLGLAEEIGGMPAPAPLVWAVNEMIYCANPSASFYNLGPTLSQSLYVEGDEQQRQWAAMGVERGWQATMVLTEPDAGSDVGAGRTKAVEQPDGTWHIEGVKRFISGGDVGDTAENIFHLVLARPEGAGPGTKGLSLFYVPNYLFDPDTGELGPRNGVYVTGLEHKMGLKSSPTCELTFGATDVPAVGYLVGGVHNGIAQMFTVIEHARMTIGVKSTGTLSTGYLNALAYAKERVQGADLTQMTDKTAPRVTIMRHPDIRRSLMTQKAYAEGLRALYLYAAAHQDNAVAQHVSGADPDMAHRVDDLLLPVVKGVGSERAYEVLTESLQTLGGSGFLTDYPIEQYIRDAKIDSLYEGTTAIQALDFFFRKIVRDHGKALQFVTAQITQTIDNIDEALKPQAALVQTALDEVTAMTGALTTYLMSAAQHPTDIYKVGLASVRYLLAVGDLIIGWRLLVQAGVAHAALANGPSKDDEAFYRGKVAVSGFFAKNILPKLSGVRVVIESVDDEIMRMPEAAF; encoded by the coding sequence TTGGGCCACTACATCGCCAACGTCCGCGATCTCGAGTTCAACCTCTTCGAGGTCCTTGATGTGGGCGCCGTCCTCGGCACCGGACGTTATAGCGAGCTCGACGCCGACACGGTGCGCACCATCCTGGCCGAAGCGGCCCGCCTGGCCGAAGGACCGGTCGCCGAGACCTTCGCCTACGCCGACCGCAACCCGCCCGTCTTCGACCCCGCCACTCACTCCATCAGCGTGCCCGACGAGTTGGTCAAAACGGTGCAAGCGATCAAAGATGCCGAGTGGTGGCGCCTTGGTTTGGCCGAGGAGATCGGCGGGATGCCCGCGCCCGCACCGCTGGTGTGGGCCGTCAACGAAATGATCTACTGCGCCAACCCTTCTGCGTCCTTCTACAACCTGGGCCCGACGCTGTCCCAGTCCCTGTACGTCGAGGGCGACGAGCAGCAGCGGCAGTGGGCGGCGATGGGTGTCGAACGCGGTTGGCAGGCCACCATGGTGCTCACCGAACCCGATGCGGGCTCCGACGTGGGCGCCGGCCGGACCAAGGCCGTCGAACAGCCCGACGGCACCTGGCACATCGAGGGCGTCAAGCGGTTCATCTCCGGTGGTGACGTGGGCGACACGGCCGAGAACATCTTCCATCTGGTGCTGGCCCGGCCGGAGGGCGCCGGCCCGGGGACCAAAGGGTTGAGCCTGTTCTATGTGCCCAATTACCTTTTCGATCCGGACACCGGTGAACTCGGCCCGCGGAACGGCGTTTACGTCACGGGCCTGGAACACAAGATGGGGCTGAAGTCCTCCCCGACGTGCGAGTTGACTTTCGGCGCCACCGACGTGCCCGCGGTCGGCTATCTGGTCGGTGGAGTGCACAACGGGATCGCGCAGATGTTCACGGTGATCGAGCACGCCCGCATGACGATCGGCGTCAAGTCCACGGGCACGCTGTCCACCGGCTACCTCAACGCGCTCGCCTACGCCAAAGAACGGGTGCAGGGCGCGGACCTGACCCAGATGACCGACAAGACCGCGCCTCGGGTCACGATCATGCGCCACCCCGACATTCGCCGCAGCCTGATGACCCAGAAGGCCTACGCCGAGGGCCTGCGAGCACTGTATCTCTATGCCGCCGCACACCAGGACAACGCTGTGGCGCAACATGTTTCGGGCGCCGACCCAGACATGGCGCACCGCGTGGACGATCTGCTGCTGCCGGTCGTCAAGGGGGTCGGCTCAGAACGGGCCTACGAGGTCCTGACCGAGTCGTTGCAGACCCTGGGTGGTTCGGGCTTTTTGACGGACTATCCCATCGAGCAATACATCCGCGACGCGAAGATCGATTCGCTCTACGAGGGCACCACCGCCATCCAGGCGCTGGACTTCTTCTTCCGCAAGATCGTGCGCGACCACGGCAAGGCGCTGCAGTTCGTGACGGCTCAGATAACGCAGACCATCGACAACATCGACGAAGCGCTGAAACCGCAAGCCGCGCTGGTGCAGACCGCGCTCGACGAGGTCACGGCAATGACGGGCGCGCTGACCACCTACCTGATGTCCGCCGCGCAGCATCCGACCGACATCTACAAGGTCGGGCTCGCGTCGGTGCGATACCTGCTGGCCGTCGGCGACCTGATCATCGGCTGGCGCCTGTTGGTGCAAGCCGGTGTCGCCCATGCGGCGTTGGCCAACGGACCTTCCAAGGATGACGAGGCGTTCTATCGAGGCAAGGTCGCGGTTTCGGGTTTCTTCGCCAAGAACATCCTGCCGAAGCTGTCCGGAGTTCGGGTCGTCATCGAATCCGTCGACGACGAGATCATGCGCATGCCCGAAGCCGCCTTCTGA
- a CDS encoding PE family protein: protein MSFVVTNTDMVSGAAGNLARIGSAISEANSAAVAQTTAFAAAGADEVSAAIAAFFQQHGLNYQALSAQAAAFHNQFVQNLFGGAQAYASAEAAAANPLQPLLDVINAPARALLGRPLIGDGVDGGAGQAGEDGGILFGNGGRGGDGVAGQAGGRGGSAGLLGFGGAGGVGGAGANGGAGGTGGLFFGNGGAGGNSGGGGGAGGLGGSALLFGHGGAGGISPNGMGAGGAGGNGGVLYGNGGGGGSSFLGGGGNGGRAFLLGDGGTGGDALSAGTGGAGGSGGFFVGNGGAGGNGFSNASGGLGGQAGLIGNGGNGGNGGAFPPGNGGNGGNALLIGNGGNGGHATAAGSTPGTGGLRGLLFGQNGANG, encoded by the coding sequence ATGTCGTTCGTGGTCACTAATACAGACATGGTGTCGGGGGCGGCCGGGAATCTGGCCCGCATCGGTTCAGCCATCAGTGAGGCCAACTCGGCGGCGGTGGCCCAGACGACCGCCTTCGCGGCCGCGGGCGCCGATGAGGTGTCGGCCGCCATCGCGGCGTTCTTTCAACAGCACGGCCTGAACTATCAGGCGCTCAGCGCACAGGCCGCGGCGTTCCACAACCAATTCGTGCAGAACCTGTTCGGCGGCGCGCAGGCCTACGCCAGCGCAGAGGCCGCCGCGGCGAACCCCTTGCAGCCGCTGCTCGACGTGATCAACGCGCCCGCCCGGGCGCTACTCGGGCGCCCGCTGATCGGTGACGGGGTCGACGGCGGGGCGGGACAGGCCGGTGAGGACGGCGGAATCTTGTTCGGCAACGGCGGTAGAGGCGGCGATGGAGTGGCTGGCCAGGCCGGTGGCCGGGGCGGGTCCGCGGGCCTGCTCGGTTTCGGCGGCGCCGGCGGCGTGGGCGGAGCGGGCGCGAACGGCGGCGCCGGCGGAACCGGTGGGCTGTTCTTCGGCAACGGCGGTGCGGGCGGCAACAGCGGCGGCGGCGGCGGTGCGGGCGGTCTCGGCGGCTCCGCCCTACTGTTTGGACATGGCGGCGCCGGCGGTATCAGCCCCAACGGTATGGGCGCCGGTGGCGCCGGAGGCAACGGCGGCGTGCTGTACGGAAACGGCGGTGGTGGCGGCAGCAGCTTCCTCGGCGGCGGCGGCAACGGTGGCCGGGCATTCCTGCTCGGCGACGGCGGCACCGGCGGGGACGCTCTCTCCGCCGGGACCGGCGGGGCCGGCGGCAGCGGTGGATTCTTTGTCGGCAACGGCGGGGCCGGCGGCAACGGCTTTAGCAATGCCAGTGGCGGGCTCGGCGGCCAGGCCGGGTTGATCGGCAACGGCGGCAACGGCGGCAACGGCGGGGCATTCCCACCCGGCAACGGCGGCAACGGCGGCAACGCGCTATTGATCGGCAATGGCGGCAACGGCGGCCACGCCACGGCCGCCGGCAGCACGCCCGGCACCGGCGGCCTGCGCGGTCTGCTGTTCGGCCAAAACGGCGCCAACGGCTAG
- a CDS encoding heavy metal translocating P-type ATPase: MTLTAAEACTSEVSFDHIPVAVARPLSWRAALWSVMSVRWAAFALALFLAGLGAQLNGAPQPVWWTLYLGCYLAGGWGSAWAGAQALWSKALDVDLLMVVAAIGAVAIGQIFDGALLIVIFATSGALDDVATKHTADSVKGLLDLAPEQAVVVDGDGRERVVAAGELVVGDRVLVRPGERIPADGAVLSGCSEVDQCSITGESIPVAKGRGDEVFAGTVNGSGVLQLLVTRDPSQTVVARIVELVAEASATKAKTQLFIEKIEQRYSVAMVVATLALIVIPLMLGAPLQPVLLRAMTFMIVASPCAVVLATMPPLLSAIANAGRHGVLVKSAVVVEHLADTSIVALDKTGTLTCGTPQLTTVEPLHPEVVGVRKLLQLAAAAEQSSEHPLGRAIVEEVRRRGITIPEAGDFRALPGRGVRATVGLDFVEVCSPQSYRGVPLPELAPILDAGATAAIVMLNGVAAGVLGLTDQVRPDAAESVASLTALTSAPPVLLTGDNGCAARWAARHAGISDVRAALLPEQKVEAVRALEASGHRVLVVGDGVNDAPAMAAARTSVAMGAGADLTLQTADGVTVRDELQVIPTIIGLARQARHVVTANLIIAGTFISVLVLWDLLGHLPLPLGVAGHEGSTVLVALNGMRLLTNRSWRAAASMGAPTAGIRSGSGCARRTLDVA; this comes from the coding sequence ATGACCTTGACCGCTGCTGAAGCGTGCACCTCCGAGGTTTCTTTCGACCACATTCCCGTCGCCGTCGCGCGGCCGCTGAGTTGGCGTGCGGCGCTGTGGTCGGTCATGTCGGTTCGTTGGGCCGCATTCGCGTTGGCCCTGTTTCTTGCGGGGCTCGGGGCTCAGCTGAACGGCGCACCGCAGCCCGTGTGGTGGACGTTGTATCTGGGCTGTTACCTCGCCGGCGGCTGGGGTTCGGCATGGGCTGGGGCGCAAGCACTTTGGAGCAAGGCGCTCGACGTAGACCTGCTGATGGTGGTGGCGGCGATCGGAGCGGTCGCAATCGGGCAGATCTTCGACGGTGCCCTGCTGATCGTGATCTTTGCTACATCGGGCGCCCTGGACGACGTGGCCACCAAGCACACCGCCGATTCGGTCAAGGGGTTACTGGACCTCGCGCCTGAGCAGGCCGTGGTCGTCGACGGCGACGGTCGCGAGCGGGTGGTTGCGGCCGGCGAGCTGGTCGTCGGTGACCGGGTGCTGGTGCGGCCGGGCGAGCGCATACCCGCCGACGGGGCCGTGCTGTCGGGCTGCTCCGAAGTCGACCAATGCTCGATCACCGGCGAGTCCATCCCGGTGGCCAAGGGCCGCGGTGACGAGGTGTTCGCGGGTACGGTCAACGGGTCCGGGGTGTTGCAGCTGTTGGTCACCCGGGACCCGTCGCAGACAGTGGTGGCCCGCATCGTCGAGCTGGTCGCCGAGGCGTCGGCCACCAAAGCCAAAACCCAGTTGTTCATTGAAAAGATCGAGCAGCGGTACTCGGTGGCCATGGTGGTGGCGACCCTCGCACTGATCGTCATTCCGTTGATGCTGGGCGCGCCACTGCAACCAGTTCTATTGCGCGCCATGACATTTATGATTGTGGCCTCGCCGTGCGCGGTGGTGCTGGCAACCATGCCGCCGCTGCTTTCGGCGATCGCGAACGCCGGTCGGCACGGGGTTCTGGTCAAATCGGCTGTGGTCGTGGAACATCTGGCCGACACCAGCATCGTCGCCTTGGACAAGACCGGCACACTGACCTGTGGCACACCGCAATTGACCACCGTCGAGCCGCTGCACCCGGAAGTGGTGGGTGTACGAAAGTTGCTCCAATTGGCGGCTGCTGCAGAGCAATCCAGTGAACATCCGTTGGGCAGGGCCATTGTCGAGGAAGTTCGCCGGCGCGGTATCACCATCCCCGAGGCCGGGGATTTCCGTGCATTGCCCGGGCGCGGGGTGCGAGCCACCGTGGGTCTCGATTTCGTCGAGGTGTGCAGTCCGCAGAGCTACCGGGGGGTGCCGCTACCCGAGCTCGCGCCGATCCTCGACGCAGGCGCCACGGCGGCCATCGTGATGCTCAACGGCGTCGCAGCCGGCGTGCTGGGGCTGACCGACCAGGTGCGCCCCGATGCCGCGGAATCTGTCGCGTCCCTGACCGCGCTGACGTCGGCGCCGCCGGTCCTGCTGACCGGGGACAACGGGTGCGCGGCCCGGTGGGCGGCCCGGCACGCCGGGATCAGCGATGTACGGGCCGCGCTGTTGCCCGAGCAGAAGGTCGAAGCGGTCCGCGCTCTGGAAGCCAGCGGTCACCGGGTGCTCGTCGTCGGTGACGGTGTCAACGATGCTCCCGCGATGGCCGCGGCCCGCACGTCCGTCGCGATGGGCGCCGGCGCCGACCTGACCTTGCAGACGGCCGACGGCGTCACCGTGCGAGACGAACTGCAAGTCATCCCGACGATCATCGGGCTGGCCAGACAGGCCCGCCACGTGGTGACCGCCAACCTGATCATCGCCGGCACCTTCATCAGCGTCTTGGTGTTGTGGGATCTGTTGGGGCACTTACCGTTACCCCTGGGCGTGGCTGGTCATGAAGGATCCACGGTGCTGGTCGCACTCAACGGTATGCGCCTGTTGACCAACCGGTCCTGGCGTGCGGCGGCATCGATGGGCGCACCAACGGCCGGAATCCGCAGCGGTTCCGGGTGTGCTCGACGTACGCTCGACGTCGCTTGA
- a CDS encoding thioredoxin family protein yields MATRELTAQNFKQTVYGNDNVLVYIWAPLCPPCAVLTPTYEGSSDKHPDIVHGKINFETEQELVSIAGVTLLPTLMAFKKGKLVFKQAGVANPAVMDDLVRQLRAYRVDLPPRQQGLL; encoded by the coding sequence GTGGCGACTCGAGAGCTCACCGCCCAGAATTTCAAACAGACCGTCTACGGCAACGACAACGTGCTCGTCTATATTTGGGCGCCGTTGTGCCCACCGTGTGCCGTGTTGACGCCGACGTATGAGGGCTCGTCGGACAAGCATCCCGACATCGTGCACGGCAAGATCAACTTCGAAACCGAGCAGGAGTTGGTGTCGATCGCCGGGGTCACACTATTGCCCACGTTAATGGCGTTCAAAAAAGGCAAGCTGGTGTTCAAGCAGGCCGGTGTCGCCAACCCCGCCGTCATGGACGACCTGGTGCGGCAGCTCAGGGCCTACCGGGTCGACTTGCCGCCACGGCAGCAGGGGCTGCTCTGA
- the trxA gene encoding thioredoxin, with protein MATKDLTAAQFNETVNDNDMVLVDFWASWCGPCRSFAPTFQASSEKHPDVVYAKVNTEEEQELAAAAQIRSIPTLMAFKKGQLLFNQPGALPPAALEDLVQQLKAYEVA; from the coding sequence ATGGCAACCAAAGACCTCACTGCGGCGCAGTTCAACGAAACCGTCAACGACAACGACATGGTGCTTGTCGATTTCTGGGCCTCCTGGTGCGGCCCGTGTCGCTCCTTCGCGCCCACGTTCCAGGCCTCCTCGGAGAAACACCCCGACGTGGTGTACGCCAAGGTCAACACCGAAGAAGAGCAAGAGCTGGCGGCGGCGGCCCAGATCCGGTCGATTCCCACGCTGATGGCATTCAAGAAGGGCCAACTGCTGTTCAACCAGCCCGGGGCCCTGCCCCCGGCGGCCCTGGAAGACCTGGTACAGCAGCTCAAGGCCTATGAAGTCGCCTAG
- a CDS encoding enoyl-CoA hydratase, with translation MSLVLLEHPRPDIALITLNRPERMNSMAFDVMVPLKEALETVTCDNSVRVVVLTGAGRGFSSGADHKSAGAVPNVDGLTRPTYALRSMELLDEVILKLRRLHQPVIAAVNGPAIGGGLCLALAADIRVASTSAYFRAAGINNGLTASELGLSYLLPRAIGSSRAFEIMLTGRDVSAEEAERIGLVSCRVPDGQLLDTCYAIAARMAAFSRPGIELTKRTLWSGLDAASLEGHMQAEGLGQLFVRLLTANFEEAVAARAEKRPPVFTDDK, from the coding sequence GTGAGTTTGGTCCTGCTGGAGCACCCGCGCCCAGATATTGCGCTGATCACCCTCAACCGGCCCGAGCGGATGAACTCCATGGCTTTCGACGTCATGGTCCCACTCAAGGAGGCCTTGGAGACGGTGACCTGCGACAATTCCGTGCGGGTGGTGGTGCTGACCGGGGCGGGGCGCGGGTTCTCCTCCGGCGCAGATCACAAGTCTGCGGGTGCGGTGCCGAATGTCGACGGCCTGACCCGGCCGACCTATGCGCTGCGGTCGATGGAGCTGCTCGACGAGGTCATCCTGAAGCTGCGCCGGTTACACCAGCCGGTGATCGCCGCGGTCAACGGACCGGCCATCGGTGGCGGGCTGTGCCTGGCGCTGGCCGCGGACATCCGGGTGGCCTCCACCAGCGCATATTTTCGGGCCGCCGGCATCAACAACGGGCTGACGGCCAGCGAACTGGGGCTGAGTTACCTGTTGCCCAGGGCCATCGGATCCTCACGTGCCTTCGAGATCATGCTGACCGGGCGTGACGTCAGCGCCGAGGAAGCCGAGCGTATCGGGCTGGTGTCCTGCAGGGTGCCCGACGGCCAGCTGCTGGACACCTGTTATGCGATCGCGGCGCGGATGGCGGCGTTCTCCCGGCCGGGAATTGAGTTGACCAAACGTACACTGTGGAGTGGACTAGACGCCGCCAGCCTGGAAGGGCACATGCAGGCCGAGGGTCTGGGGCAACTTTTCGTCCGGTTGCTCACCGCCAATTTCGAAGAGGCGGTTGCCGCGCGCGCCGAGAAGCGGCCGCCGGTCTTCACCGACGACAAGTAG